In the genome of Nitrospira japonica, one region contains:
- a CDS encoding PilZ domain-containing protein — translation MKFPVTMTAGHDGAILEVDADQESISLHDQHGELLGTLSWQEIIERIVATDDAQRFAHARAHARAPLAVKVRYTTPEGKQYDSLTGGIGGGGLFIESSTPLAPGTELAVEFTLPDRPWAKHTAKAKVAWTRNKPERFLLFPGMGVQFTDIDDQARKELVELVAALNRSRVM, via the coding sequence ATGAAATTTCCGGTCACAATGACAGCGGGACATGACGGGGCAATCCTCGAAGTCGATGCCGATCAGGAGTCGATCTCGCTGCATGATCAGCACGGCGAATTGCTCGGCACCCTGAGCTGGCAGGAAATCATCGAACGCATTGTGGCCACTGACGATGCCCAGCGATTTGCCCATGCCCGAGCTCATGCGCGCGCACCCCTGGCCGTCAAAGTTCGCTATACCACGCCGGAGGGAAAACAATACGACAGTCTGACGGGCGGGATCGGCGGAGGCGGCTTGTTCATTGAAAGCAGCACACCGCTGGCACCGGGCACTGAATTGGCTGTGGAATTTACCCTGCCCGACCGTCCCTGGGCCAAGCATACGGCGAAAGCCAAAGTCGCCTGGACCCGAAACAAACCCGAGCGTTTCCTGCTTTTTCCTGGGATGGGTGTTCAGTTCACGGATATCGACGATCAAGCCCGGAAAGAGCTCGTCGAATTGGTGGCCGCCCTGAATCGGTCACGCGTCATGTAG
- a CDS encoding PilZ domain-containing protein yields MKYQVVSSLRHKGKTIEMDAAREIVTLLAINGEPMGNLSWDFVIDQILAYRKPPATRESRSEPRVTLSFRVKYKTPEGQHFESRAGGIGGGGLFIESLTPLAVGTILAMEFSLPEKPHEWLPAKGLVAWVCPKADQYTFSPGMGVRFTEIAPDIRNRVVDLVKSIQHVGKPAA; encoded by the coding sequence GTGAAGTATCAGGTCGTGTCAAGCCTCAGGCACAAAGGGAAGACGATCGAGATGGATGCAGCCCGCGAGATCGTCACGCTGCTGGCCATCAACGGTGAACCGATGGGCAATCTCTCCTGGGATTTCGTGATCGACCAGATTCTTGCGTACAGAAAACCGCCGGCTACACGAGAGTCGCGTTCCGAACCGCGAGTGACCCTGTCGTTTCGCGTGAAGTACAAAACGCCAGAAGGACAGCATTTCGAAAGCCGAGCCGGCGGGATCGGAGGTGGGGGCCTCTTCATCGAGAGCCTCACTCCCCTGGCCGTCGGCACGATACTCGCCATGGAGTTCTCTCTACCGGAAAAGCCTCATGAATGGCTGCCGGCCAAGGGGCTCGTCGCATGGGTCTGCCCGAAAGCCGATCAATATACCTTCAGCCCGGGAATGGGCGTCCGGTTCACCGAAATCGCCCCAGACATCCGGAACCGCGTTGTGGATCTTGTGAAAAGCATTCAGCATGTCGGCAAACCGGCCGCCTGA
- a CDS encoding amino acid permease, with product MIRRLFRTKPIEQILADADHPTHRLKKTLTAWDLTCLGIGAIIGTGIFVLIGTAIVGDAHRPGAGPGIILSFVLSGLTCALAALCYAEMSAMIPVAGSAYTFSYATLGELLAWLTGWNLILEYGVACVAVAIGWSGYFNNLLRLAGIELPHWATHPPGGTEGGVANIPAAIIVLLVTVILVIGIKESARMTGIVVVIKLAVILFFIGIGSTSLDSSNWSPFMPQGFAGVGAAAAIVFFAYIGFDAVSTAAEEATNPKRDVPIGIIGSLTVCTILYIAVATVLTGLVPAGQIDIHAPVAEALQVVGFKWGAAVVAIGAVAGITSVLVVMMLGQIRVFFAMSRDRLLGPWLSVVHPRFGTPHRATILTGVAVAVLSAFIPIGEAADMTNIGTFFAFVLVCIGVIILRHTNPDHPRPFRLPFMPLVPILATIACLWLMWQLPALTWIRFGVWTVIGILIYLGYGLKQSKLAALEPTPSLVCPEKQP from the coding sequence GTGATACGCAGGTTATTTCGAACGAAACCCATCGAACAGATTCTGGCAGACGCCGATCATCCCACCCATCGATTGAAGAAAACTCTGACCGCCTGGGACCTGACGTGCCTGGGCATCGGGGCCATTATCGGAACCGGTATCTTCGTCTTGATCGGGACGGCGATCGTCGGTGATGCCCACCGGCCCGGCGCGGGACCAGGGATCATCCTCTCCTTCGTCCTATCCGGACTGACCTGCGCTCTGGCCGCTCTCTGCTACGCCGAAATGTCCGCCATGATTCCTGTAGCCGGAAGCGCCTACACGTTCTCGTATGCAACGCTCGGAGAGCTGCTGGCATGGCTGACGGGCTGGAATCTGATCCTTGAATACGGGGTCGCCTGCGTGGCGGTCGCCATCGGTTGGTCCGGCTATTTCAACAATCTGCTCCGGCTGGCTGGCATTGAACTCCCACATTGGGCAACGCACCCGCCCGGCGGCACCGAAGGGGGAGTCGCCAACATTCCCGCCGCCATCATCGTGCTCCTCGTGACCGTCATCCTTGTCATCGGCATCAAGGAAAGCGCGCGGATGACCGGCATCGTCGTCGTCATCAAACTGGCCGTGATCCTGTTCTTCATCGGAATCGGGAGCACCTCGTTGGATTCGAGCAATTGGTCCCCGTTCATGCCGCAAGGGTTTGCCGGCGTGGGTGCGGCCGCCGCCATCGTCTTCTTCGCTTATATCGGATTCGACGCCGTCTCGACCGCGGCCGAAGAGGCCACGAACCCAAAGCGCGACGTCCCGATCGGGATCATCGGATCACTGACCGTGTGCACGATCCTTTATATCGCCGTGGCAACGGTGCTGACGGGGCTGGTTCCGGCTGGACAGATCGACATCCATGCTCCGGTAGCGGAAGCGCTACAGGTCGTCGGATTCAAGTGGGGGGCTGCAGTCGTGGCCATCGGCGCCGTAGCCGGTATCACCAGCGTGCTTGTCGTGATGATGCTCGGCCAGATCCGGGTCTTCTTCGCGATGTCGCGCGATCGACTGCTCGGTCCGTGGTTGTCCGTCGTGCATCCTCGCTTCGGAACGCCGCACAGGGCCACAATCTTGACCGGCGTCGCCGTGGCCGTCCTGTCGGCATTTATTCCCATCGGCGAGGCGGCCGATATGACGAATATCGGAACGTTCTTCGCGTTCGTGCTCGTCTGTATCGGCGTCATCATACTGCGCCATACCAACCCGGACCATCCCAGGCCGTTTAGGCTTCCGTTCATGCCTCTCGTGCCGATACTCGCGACAATAGCCTGCCTCTGGCTCATGTGGCAGCTACCGGCATTGACATGGATTCGCTTCGGAGTCTGGACGGTAATCGGTATTCTGATCTATCTCGGATACGGACTCAAACAGAGCAAGCTGGCCGCACTGGAGCCGACTCCGTCACTCGTCTGTCCTGAAAAGCAGCCCTGA
- a CDS encoding leucyl aminopeptidase, with protein sequence MKLMQVQVKVGRPESEAVEVLALMHCEGEALAKQDAGALDKALGGSLQSLLRSGEFEGRTGEVMLFHTHGKVPAKRLLLIGLGKKNSLRLDTLRQAMGHAAKRARQAKVDAFTVCYPTATPKGHSPVEIAQAMTEGAVLGGYQFTTYRSEDTAAKDIGLMTLLMPQKSQVRQGTEGVRRGLATAEAAMFVRDLCNHPSNVMTPARIADEAKAIAKQEQLTLKILEQKDMEQLGMGALLGVARGSHEPPKFLILEYNRARKKDERPVVFVGKTITFDTGGISLKPAENMEHMKADMTGGAEVLAAIRAASRLKLPLRLISILPVAENMPGGRAMKPGDIVKTLSGKTVEVQNTDAEGRLILSDALFYAQRYNPAALVDIATLTGACVVALGQFAIGMFGTDARLKDQVRKSGMTAGERVWEMPLWDEYFEQLRSDVADMRNIGGRGGGMITAALFLSKFAGDYPWVHLDIASTDWSERERAYIPKGPTGIGTRLLIQYLIDRSM encoded by the coding sequence ATGAAGCTGATGCAGGTTCAGGTTAAGGTGGGGCGGCCCGAGTCCGAGGCGGTCGAGGTCCTGGCCCTGATGCATTGTGAAGGAGAAGCCCTGGCGAAACAGGACGCAGGCGCGTTGGACAAGGCGCTCGGCGGTTCGCTGCAAAGTCTTCTCCGCAGCGGAGAGTTCGAAGGGCGGACGGGCGAGGTCATGCTGTTCCATACGCATGGGAAGGTGCCGGCAAAACGTCTGCTCCTGATCGGTTTGGGAAAGAAGAACTCACTGAGACTGGATACCCTGAGACAGGCGATGGGGCACGCGGCGAAACGCGCGCGCCAAGCGAAAGTGGATGCGTTTACGGTCTGCTATCCCACGGCGACTCCCAAGGGACATTCCCCGGTGGAGATCGCTCAGGCTATGACGGAAGGCGCCGTGCTGGGCGGCTACCAATTTACGACGTACCGCAGCGAGGATACGGCCGCAAAGGACATCGGCCTCATGACCCTGCTCATGCCGCAAAAGAGCCAGGTCCGGCAGGGAACCGAAGGCGTCCGCCGGGGCCTTGCCACGGCCGAGGCCGCGATGTTCGTCCGCGACCTGTGCAATCACCCTTCCAACGTCATGACGCCGGCGCGCATCGCCGATGAAGCCAAGGCCATCGCCAAACAGGAACAACTGACGCTCAAGATCCTCGAGCAAAAGGACATGGAACAACTGGGGATGGGCGCCTTGCTGGGCGTCGCCAGGGGCAGCCATGAACCACCGAAATTCCTGATCTTGGAATACAACCGGGCCAGGAAGAAAGATGAACGACCGGTCGTATTCGTCGGGAAGACCATCACCTTCGACACGGGGGGGATCTCGCTGAAGCCTGCCGAAAACATGGAACACATGAAAGCGGACATGACCGGCGGCGCCGAGGTGCTGGCGGCGATCAGAGCCGCCTCACGCCTGAAGCTGCCCCTCCGGCTCATCAGCATTCTTCCGGTGGCGGAGAACATGCCGGGAGGGCGGGCGATGAAGCCTGGCGACATCGTGAAAACGCTTTCGGGCAAGACCGTCGAAGTGCAAAACACCGATGCGGAAGGTCGGCTCATCCTCTCGGACGCGCTCTTTTACGCCCAGCGCTATAATCCTGCGGCACTGGTCGATATCGCGACCCTCACGGGGGCCTGCGTCGTGGCCCTCGGACAGTTCGCGATCGGCATGTTCGGAACCGACGCCAGGCTGAAAGACCAGGTTCGGAAGTCCGGTATGACGGCGGGCGAACGCGTCTGGGAGATGCCGCTGTGGGACGAATATTTTGAGCAACTGCGCAGCGACGTCGCGGATATGCGGAACATCGGAGGTCGGGGTGGAGGCATGATCACGGCCGCGTTGTTCCTCAGCAAATTCGCCGGCGACTATCCTTGGGTGCACCTCGACATCGCGAGCACCGATTGGAGCGAGCGGGAGCGGGCGTACATCCCCAAGGGGCCGACAGGCATCGGCACGAGATTGCTGATTCAATATCTGATCGACCGGAGTATGTAG
- a CDS encoding M24 family metallopeptidase: MIDQIHLDRVRAVQLALKEAGNADGWLFYDFRGSDPLSYRILLLDPATHVTRRWYYWIPAEGPPQKLLHRIEPHVLDPLPGESHLYVSWDEQRELLARILEGRRRIVMQYSPMNAVPYVSRVDAGTVELVESLGVEVASSGDLIQTFEAVWTDAQLESHQYAATALRRIVDEAFAHVRETLVAGRILTEFDVQQFILGRIREADMTTSSAPIAAVNAHSADPHYGPGPSGSAVIRRDDLVLIDLWAKRTTAGSVYADITWTAFAGRSVPDKHRSVFGLVRQGRDAAVNFVRAQLAAGVHPFGWEVDHVCRRVIETAGYGAQFLHRTGHSIGEEVHGNGANIDGLETQDTRRLIPRTCFSIEPGIYLPGEFGIRSELDVYLSEREALVFGLPLQEELSPLL; encoded by the coding sequence GTGATCGATCAGATTCACCTGGATCGTGTGCGAGCCGTTCAGCTGGCGCTGAAAGAGGCCGGGAACGCTGACGGTTGGCTGTTCTATGACTTTCGAGGCAGCGATCCGCTCAGCTACCGCATTCTGCTGCTCGATCCCGCGACCCATGTCACGAGGCGGTGGTATTACTGGATTCCTGCCGAAGGTCCCCCGCAAAAGCTTCTGCATCGTATCGAGCCGCACGTATTGGATCCATTGCCCGGGGAGTCCCATCTGTATGTGTCCTGGGATGAGCAGCGTGAATTGCTTGCCCGAATCCTGGAGGGACGGCGGCGAATCGTGATGCAATATTCTCCGATGAACGCCGTGCCCTATGTGTCCCGGGTCGACGCGGGAACCGTCGAACTCGTCGAGAGCCTTGGGGTCGAGGTTGCGAGCTCCGGGGATTTGATCCAAACATTTGAGGCGGTCTGGACGGATGCGCAGCTGGAGTCTCACCAGTATGCGGCGACGGCGCTCAGACGGATCGTCGATGAGGCTTTTGCGCATGTTCGAGAAACGTTGGTCGCGGGACGCATCCTGACCGAGTTCGACGTACAGCAATTCATTCTCGGTCGGATCCGCGAGGCGGATATGACGACCTCGAGCGCGCCGATTGCCGCGGTCAATGCGCACAGTGCCGATCCGCATTACGGCCCGGGCCCGTCGGGGTCCGCCGTCATCAGGCGGGATGATCTGGTGCTGATCGACCTTTGGGCCAAACGCACGACGGCGGGATCGGTCTACGCGGACATCACATGGACGGCATTTGCCGGCCGCAGCGTTCCGGACAAGCATCGTTCGGTCTTCGGTCTCGTCAGGCAGGGCCGAGACGCGGCAGTGAATTTTGTGCGCGCCCAACTGGCGGCCGGAGTGCATCCCTTCGGATGGGAAGTCGACCATGTGTGCCGGCGGGTCATTGAGACGGCCGGCTATGGCGCGCAGTTCCTCCACCGTACGGGGCATTCCATCGGCGAGGAGGTGCACGGCAACGGCGCGAATATCGACGGCCTCGAGACACAGGATACGCGCCGACTCATCCCGCGCACGTGTTTTTCCATCGAGCCCGGGATCTATCTTCCCGGGGAGTTTGGCATCAGAAGCGAACTCGATGTCTATCTGTCCGAGAGAGAAGCGCTGGTCTTCGGACTTCCCCTGCAGGAAGAGCTGTCGCCGCTGTTGTGA
- a CDS encoding gamma-glutamyl-gamma-aminobutyrate hydrolase family protein: MKPFIGVTPDFNAGDRKEWGGKEPTYFLRARYVRAIEELGGIPIVLPLASDREARRRLFTNIHGLLLTGSGPDLPPNLYGERQQYPFALVSQRRSTFELQMVQMAQAADLPVLGICGGMQAMNVALGGSLFQDIASQVQTTLKHRQTARATRLSHAVRITQHSLLRRILGAATVRVNSSHHQSVKDVAPSLVASAVAPDGIVEAIESRKHRFFLGVQWHPEFLFERHRPHRRLFEAFLRAAQRRPAAR, from the coding sequence ATGAAACCGTTCATCGGCGTGACACCAGATTTCAACGCCGGTGACCGAAAAGAATGGGGTGGCAAAGAGCCCACCTATTTTTTGCGTGCCCGCTATGTTCGCGCCATCGAAGAGTTGGGCGGGATTCCCATCGTGCTCCCCCTCGCGTCGGACCGTGAAGCCCGTCGTCGGTTATTCACCAACATCCACGGCCTGCTCCTGACCGGAAGCGGCCCGGACTTACCGCCCAACCTGTATGGAGAGCGTCAACAGTATCCATTCGCCCTGGTGAGCCAGCGCCGCTCGACCTTCGAACTTCAGATGGTGCAGATGGCGCAAGCCGCCGACCTGCCGGTCCTCGGCATTTGCGGCGGGATGCAAGCCATGAACGTCGCGTTGGGGGGAAGTCTTTTCCAAGACATCGCCTCTCAGGTCCAGACGACACTCAAACATCGCCAGACGGCACGCGCCACCCGCCTCAGCCATGCGGTACGCATCACCCAGCATAGCCTCCTCCGGAGAATACTCGGTGCAGCCACCGTCCGGGTCAACAGCTCCCATCATCAGTCGGTCAAGGATGTTGCGCCATCGCTCGTGGCGAGTGCCGTCGCTCCCGATGGAATCGTGGAAGCCATCGAGTCACGAAAGCATCGTTTTTTCCTGGGAGTGCAGTGGCACCCGGAGTTCCTCTTCGAACGGCACCGACCCCATCGGCGACTGTTTGAAGCGTTCCTTCGCGCCGCCCAACGGCGCCCGGCGGCACGGTGA
- a CDS encoding HAD family hydrolase, which produces MTPAHMLSRPRTGTQVAAFFDLDNTLLPGEASEVRFFRSLWRRKVVGWPELKASAGWLIRHLPALSLQPLRERKLYLAGKPAQVIEPLGEEFCREELCPVVAADGMSRMEEHRRAGHRIVLITGSLDFLVQPIAEALRVDQSIAAVLEEADGLYTGRLVAPLPYGEEKRVLIQRLAAELDLDLASCFAYGDSPGDLEILKSVGHPMVVNPIRGMGTLAVQYHWPVVRWR; this is translated from the coding sequence ATGACACCCGCGCACATGCTTTCCCGGCCTCGGACCGGGACTCAGGTCGCCGCGTTCTTTGATTTGGACAATACCTTGTTGCCTGGCGAGGCCAGTGAAGTGCGATTCTTCCGGTCTCTTTGGAGACGGAAGGTCGTCGGCTGGCCGGAATTGAAAGCCAGCGCCGGGTGGCTCATCCGGCATTTGCCCGCGCTGTCGCTGCAGCCTCTCCGCGAGCGCAAGTTATACCTCGCGGGTAAACCAGCCCAGGTGATCGAGCCGCTTGGAGAAGAATTTTGCCGTGAGGAACTCTGTCCGGTGGTGGCGGCGGATGGGATGAGCCGGATGGAAGAACATCGCCGCGCCGGGCACAGGATTGTCCTCATTACGGGCTCGCTGGATTTCCTCGTTCAACCGATTGCCGAGGCGCTTCGCGTCGACCAATCCATCGCGGCGGTTCTTGAAGAGGCCGATGGACTCTATACGGGCCGTTTGGTCGCTCCTCTGCCCTATGGCGAAGAGAAGCGAGTGCTGATTCAACGGCTGGCCGCCGAACTGGATCTGGATCTGGCGTCCTGCTTCGCGTATGGCGACAGCCCAGGGGATCTTGAGATACTCAAGTCGGTTGGTCATCCGATGGTCGTGAATCCCATCAGAGGCATGGGCACGCTCGCGGTGCAATATCATTGGCCGGTCGTGCGCTGGCGGTAG
- a CDS encoding phosphate-starvation-inducible PsiE family protein, with product MKDRREVMNRWCGVMEWLDRLGYMTAGFSLLVLGMLLFAHAWYVFATKAGQIGLLPSGLKLLNDILLVIILLELFRTVIRFLQTEVLDLEPYLAVGIIACTRRVLTASAELSHLPSMSEGQFYQYLMDVGLNVMVIMVLVIGVFLMRKRPVPSSVPLS from the coding sequence ATGAAAGATCGCAGAGAAGTCATGAACCGGTGGTGCGGGGTGATGGAATGGCTCGACCGGCTTGGTTATATGACGGCCGGATTCAGTCTGCTGGTGCTGGGCATGCTCTTGTTCGCCCATGCCTGGTATGTGTTCGCCACCAAGGCCGGTCAAATCGGGCTCCTGCCGTCCGGTCTCAAGCTGCTGAACGATATCCTGCTCGTCATTATCTTGCTCGAGTTGTTTCGAACGGTGATCCGCTTCCTCCAGACCGAGGTACTCGATCTGGAACCCTATCTGGCCGTCGGCATCATCGCATGCACGCGGCGCGTGTTGACGGCGAGCGCGGAACTGTCCCATCTCCCGTCGATGAGTGAAGGTCAATTTTACCAGTACCTCATGGACGTAGGGCTGAACGTCATGGTGATCATGGTCCTGGTCATCGGAGTCTTCTTGATGCGAAAACGTCCGGTTCCTTCCTCCGTTCCCCTCTCATAG
- the queE gene encoding 7-carboxy-7-deazaguanine synthase QueE has translation MAGRALAVAARVSGIRDGTFDMRITEIFHSIQGESTYAGEPCVFVRLTGCPLRCTWCDTAYAFHEGQEMSLADVMTAVKSYGCRLVEVTGGEPLAQSQTIELIESLCETGYKVLVETSGAIDISPVDRRAQIILDVKCPGSGMTERMWWPNLAQLTAKDEVKFVVAGRSDYDWAVGIIERYGLTGLCPVLMSPVFETLEPRQLAEWILRDRLPIRFQLQLHKFIWAPDARGV, from the coding sequence TTGGCCGGTCGTGCGCTGGCGGTAGCGGCGCGTGTGAGCGGCATTCGGGACGGAACCTTCGATATGCGGATCACCGAGATTTTCCACAGCATCCAAGGAGAATCCACCTACGCGGGCGAGCCCTGCGTCTTCGTGCGGCTGACCGGCTGTCCGCTCCGTTGCACCTGGTGCGACACGGCGTACGCCTTTCATGAGGGGCAGGAAATGTCCCTTGCCGACGTGATGACCGCCGTCAAGTCGTACGGGTGCCGGCTCGTCGAAGTCACCGGCGGAGAACCGCTGGCACAATCTCAAACCATTGAGCTTATCGAATCGTTGTGTGAAACGGGATACAAGGTCCTGGTTGAAACCAGCGGCGCCATCGATATTTCACCGGTGGACCGGCGTGCGCAGATCATCTTGGACGTGAAGTGCCCGGGAAGCGGAATGACCGAGCGGATGTGGTGGCCGAACCTGGCGCAGTTGACGGCAAAGGACGAAGTCAAATTCGTCGTCGCCGGCCGGAGCGATTACGACTGGGCCGTAGGGATCATCGAACGGTATGGTCTGACCGGACTGTGTCCAGTGCTCATGAGTCCGGTCTTTGAGACGCTTGAGCCGCGGCAGCTGGCAGAATGGATCTTGAGAGACCGGTTGCCGATTCGGTTCCAACTGCAGCTCCACAAGTTTATTTGGGCACCGGACGCCCGGGGCGTCTAG
- the nagZ gene encoding beta-N-acetylhexosaminidase, whose translation MARPHLTVREKIGQLFMIGFMGTSVTPDLAEFLRTYKPGGVILFSRNLESVGQIVELTNDLQQCNPKSPLLISIDQEGGRVSRLPAGFTIFPPCEVLGRCNSAELTYAAAATIAKELRAVGINMNMAPVLDVNSNPDNPIIGDRAFGTTPDLVSEAGILTAAGLQDNLVVACGKHFPGHGDTAADSHKELPVVEAGRERLDAVELAPFRRAAAAGVAAMMTAHVLYKALDAQRPATLSPLIITGLLRDQLRYDGVVLTDDLEMNAIVDHYGIADAAVRAVQAGCDVLLICKDQAREVEAFEAIEQSVAAGDITMDRLDQSVARIQRVKQRYVVPYRPVSISEARLVAGCRTHRALLQSVHQTGARMAKAAIPQVL comes from the coding sequence GTGGCACGGCCTCACCTGACGGTTCGCGAAAAAATCGGCCAGCTGTTCATGATCGGCTTCATGGGCACCTCCGTCACGCCCGACCTCGCGGAATTTCTGAGAACCTACAAGCCCGGGGGCGTCATTCTCTTCTCACGGAATCTGGAATCCGTCGGCCAGATCGTGGAATTGACCAACGATCTGCAGCAATGCAATCCGAAGTCGCCGCTCTTGATCTCGATCGACCAGGAAGGCGGTCGCGTCTCGCGATTGCCGGCCGGCTTCACGATTTTCCCTCCGTGCGAGGTCCTCGGCCGATGCAACTCGGCCGAGCTGACCTATGCGGCCGCCGCCACCATCGCGAAGGAGCTGCGGGCGGTCGGCATCAATATGAACATGGCTCCCGTGCTCGACGTGAATAGTAACCCCGACAATCCCATCATCGGCGATCGAGCGTTCGGGACGACGCCGGATCTCGTCAGCGAGGCGGGCATTCTCACCGCCGCCGGACTGCAGGACAACCTGGTGGTGGCCTGCGGGAAGCATTTCCCCGGTCATGGTGACACTGCAGCGGATTCCCACAAGGAACTCCCCGTGGTGGAGGCCGGTCGGGAACGGCTCGATGCCGTCGAACTGGCGCCGTTTCGTCGGGCCGCCGCCGCGGGTGTGGCCGCGATGATGACCGCCCACGTCCTCTACAAAGCGCTGGATGCGCAGCGTCCCGCGACGTTGTCCCCGCTTATCATTACGGGTTTGCTGCGGGATCAATTGCGGTATGACGGCGTCGTCCTAACGGACGATTTGGAAATGAACGCGATCGTCGACCACTATGGGATCGCTGATGCCGCGGTCCGCGCCGTCCAAGCGGGGTGCGACGTGCTGTTGATCTGCAAAGATCAGGCGCGTGAGGTGGAGGCATTCGAAGCGATCGAACAGTCCGTCGCGGCGGGAGACATCACGATGGACCGTCTGGATCAGTCGGTCGCCAGGATCCAGCGAGTGAAGCAGCGCTATGTCGTTCCCTACCGGCCGGTATCGATTTCCGAAGCACGGCTCGTCGCCGGTTGCCGGACCCACCGGGCGCTGTTGCAGAGCGTGCATCAGACAGGGGCCCGGATGGCCAAAGCTGCCATCCCACAAGTTCTGTAA
- a CDS encoding response regulator: protein MPSILIVDDEDQVRQLIRTTFEEAGYRVAEASNGRDALEQYRLQPADVVITDILMPDQDGLECITVLRREAPGAKIIAITGGSDMIGVLGFLDVAKMLGAYSTLQKPFEMKALLEAAESALLA, encoded by the coding sequence ATGCCCTCCATTCTAATCGTCGACGATGAAGACCAGGTTCGCCAACTGATTCGAACCACATTCGAGGAAGCCGGCTATCGCGTCGCAGAGGCCAGCAACGGGCGGGACGCGCTTGAGCAGTACCGCCTTCAACCGGCGGACGTCGTGATTACGGATATCTTAATGCCCGATCAGGATGGGTTGGAGTGTATTACCGTCTTACGCCGCGAAGCGCCGGGCGCCAAGATCATCGCCATTACCGGCGGCAGCGACATGATCGGCGTCCTGGGATTTCTGGATGTCGCGAAAATGCTGGGTGCATATAGCACCCTGCAAAAACCCTTTGAGATGAAAGCCCTGCTGGAAGCAGCCGAGTCCGCACTTCTTGCCTGA
- the tatA gene encoding twin-arginine translocase TatA/TatE family subunit produces the protein MFGTMGISELIIILVIVLIIFGAGKLPQIGEGVGKALKGFKKEVHDIPPPEATLSDQAPPPPVQADGPPVQAPANPQVVSPQPKPTAPYTPGPELTPGTTAAAMYNMGPQVHSTAPKSSSPASGANVGQGPPSMEERAATPAPVMRAQYPPLPPTAQQKPVAAKRPSAVVNKDAVARVQAQQAAMKAKAAQPAGVSPADMQSLGEGLGDALRTFKQAVADVRNSVDPEMRTIQAEMDAAQKELQQSIESAKELPAVQEDPSKSV, from the coding sequence ATGTTCGGGACCATGGGCATTTCGGAATTGATCATCATCCTGGTCATCGTACTCATCATCTTTGGAGCCGGGAAGCTTCCTCAAATCGGTGAAGGCGTCGGCAAAGCCCTCAAAGGATTTAAAAAGGAAGTCCACGACATTCCTCCTCCGGAGGCGACGCTCTCCGATCAAGCACCCCCACCGCCGGTTCAGGCCGATGGTCCCCCGGTGCAAGCGCCGGCGAATCCTCAAGTCGTTTCTCCTCAGCCGAAACCGACGGCCCCCTATACACCGGGTCCTGAATTGACCCCGGGGACTACTGCGGCCGCGATGTACAACATGGGGCCGCAGGTGCATTCGACCGCGCCGAAATCTTCCTCGCCGGCGTCCGGAGCCAACGTAGGGCAAGGTCCGCCGTCCATGGAAGAACGGGCGGCAACGCCCGCGCCGGTGATGCGGGCTCAGTACCCGCCGCTTCCCCCGACGGCCCAGCAGAAGCCGGTAGCGGCCAAACGGCCGTCGGCTGTTGTGAACAAGGATGCGGTGGCTCGTGTTCAGGCGCAGCAAGCGGCCATGAAGGCCAAGGCGGCGCAGCCCGCTGGTGTCTCGCCGGCTGATATGCAAAGCTTGGGTGAGGGCTTGGGGGATGCCTTGCGGACATTTAAACAAGCCGTAGCGGACGTACGCAATTCAGTCGATCCTGAGATGCGAACGATTCAAGCAGAAATGGATGCGGCGCAGAAGGAACTGCAGCAGTCGATCGAATCCGCCAAGGAACTCCCTGCCGTTCAGGAAGACCCATCCAAATCGGTGTGA